In Plasmodium brasilianum strain Bolivian I chromosome 12, whole genome shotgun sequence, the genomic window aatagcaataacaataacagtaacagtaacagtaacagtaacaataatattaacaataatattaacaaaaaaaaacattcataatatattaattcattaatttattacatttaaaacgctcatttattttctcacaaaaaaaaaaaaaattgtaggTTATTCTTCATCTTCCACTTCTACATTCTTGTACACAAGTGTTTATGCTGGAGCGGCACCCCCATAAAATTGGATACTTGGTTCTGTCTCTTCACATAATATTAAAcagttttattttctttaaatgtTTGCACTTTTTTGGAATACCTGTTATTGCGAGTGTTTTGGTTCTAGGGTGTGCAAACTGCAAGTTAATATGGAGTAAAGTGAATGGGTATcaacacatacatacgttcatacgtatgtatatattgtacGAATTTGCTTAAATAAACACATACAGTTGCCGTACGTTACAAAATAATTGTGCCTATTAAATTTTGGAGTTGAGTAAAAATCTCAATATAGTacataacaaatttttttatttattctacaagtcaattttattaataacgCTCAAATATGACCATTTATGTGCATATTAATGTATGCAATTTCgatatttttcaatatttttcgttttatttcgCTCTAATTCGCTCTAATTCGCTTAATCTCgcttcattatttttgttcttacTATTAGTACATTCCCTTGTGCCTCTAATATTTCGAAGGGATATTAACATAGTCAGCATGTTTTTTCTCATATAAAATCGTATTGTAAGGTGTGTAATCTTTTTCGTTATTTAGAGTAACATTGCCATAATACACACTGTCGGTAGGTACtgctttattttcatatataccATTGTGATTGTTATATACGTATGAGGGATCAAATGGGGCAATATGTTGAATAGTATTTATTCCGTTTATATTCTCTTTAACTGCCTGTTCTATTGTATTAGTATTATACATAGTAGCACTGAGGTCATTTAACTTACCATTTTCAGTTATCGAAAAATTGATATTACCATTGTTAGCACCATTGGAGCTATTGTTAGCACTAGCGAAACTATTGTTAGCACTACCGAAGCTATTGTTAGCACTACTGCAGTGATTGTTAGCACTACTGCAGTGATTGTTAACAGCactgttattattgtaaaaCTCGTGGTAAGGTTTCTGAATTATGATATTCGGGTTTTGTTGTCGTACTATTATAGGCTGTGGATCTTCActctttaaaataatattctgcGGTGGTAAGTCCAAAGTGACAGGTAGTTTTGGTTGAGTATGGATAATTACAGCCGATGGTTGTCTTACAATTATAGGTTGGATGCTGTTGTTCTGCAACAGGACGTAATACAGCAAATTATCCATTTTGCAAAtgttaggaaaaaaaaaaaaaaaaaggaagaattgGGAAGACAGAACAGTAATGAGAAAGAAGGGGAAAggaaaggaaagaaaaaaaaaagaaaagatgaGAAGAAAACGGatggaaaaattattgtaaCGTAAATAAAATCAGATAAAATGATGCGGGGATAAGGACAAATGAGTTACCATATTTCAAGAATAAAacaactatatatataaaactacaacagaaaaagtaaaaaaaaaaaaaaaattaaaaaataaaaaagacaaTTGCGCAAGAATGCATactaatatgtattttttttttttttttttttttgtttttatttttcacaaatctttgaaaaaattacagAATGTCTAACAAAACTAATTAACTTCTAACATGTTAAAACAAAAACGAACaattaacaaattttataaattttttgtaaacaaCATTGGACATGCTAGAAATATAGGAGCATTTCACATTTCTTTCTAACGGTTCATCATTGAAGTAGCGAGGATGTGCGTGCATATGCGTACaagtgtatataatatataatatatatatatatatatatttatatatttatatttataattttttttttttttccattcatgtatgtattatacgATTTGAAAAGTACCAACGTATCGCATACGCATTTTTTTGcgttatttaataataaaaaaaaaagaaaaaagaaatacggacttttttttaaacattcgAAGCTatgaattttcattttgtcaTATTAcgtattattttacttcaaCGTACACAATTGTATTACACGGttattcgtatttttttttttttttttttggacattatttctttttatgtcTTATAATGGACAATTTTTGGATGTATAATTTATGTccagaaaagaaaaaaaaaaaaaaaaatgatccCTATTTTGTTGAACATATTAAGAAcgcccttttttttttatttatggtATTGCATAATGTTGCATTTTTCAAAAAGCATACCAATGTTTTATGCATCTTGTTAATGGGAAAAACAAATcatttacacatttttaaaGCGAGTTATGTTTTATAACATTCTCTAcattatgaataatattttatgataatatgaaaattgatacttgtatgtatgtaagtagAACGTGTtacatttttgcaaaaataataaatgggGAAATGTCCGGGCTTTATTTTCAAGAAAAGT contains:
- a CDS encoding hypothetical protein (conserved Plasmodium protein): MDNLLYYVLLQNNSIQPIIVRQPSAVIIHTQPKLPVTLDLPPQNIILKSEDPQPIIVRQQNPNIIIQKPYHEFYNNNSAVNNHCSSANNHCSSANNSFGSANNSFASANNSSNGANNGNINFSITENGKLNDLSATMYNTNTIEQAVKENINGINTIQHIAPFDPSYVYNNHNGIYENKAVPTDSVYYGNVTLNNEKDYTPYNTILYEKKHADYVNIPSKY